Proteins from a single region of Antricoccus suffuscus:
- a CDS encoding energy-coupling factor ABC transporter ATP-binding protein, translated as MPEPTHDDILVCTDLRYSYLDKFPALDGVSLTIRRGEKLALLGANGCGKSTLLKILDGLVFPTSGSYTAFGAPVTEDTLDDEQMNTGFRSRVGFVFQNSDAQVFSPTVREELAFGPLQMGLERDEVTARVDDILALLGIGDLHDRAPFQLSGGQKKKVAIGTVLVMNPEVLLFDEPTAALDPRTSEWLTELIEQLADSGKTVVLATHDLDSLDRLADRCVVFSEEHQLVADGAPEKILRQRDLLLQVNLIHAHSKLPVDHRYDAESC; from the coding sequence GTGCCTGAACCGACGCACGACGACATCCTGGTGTGCACCGACCTGCGTTATTCGTACCTCGACAAGTTCCCTGCACTCGATGGCGTCAGTCTCACGATTCGGCGTGGTGAGAAGCTCGCACTGCTCGGCGCTAATGGGTGCGGGAAGTCGACGCTACTCAAGATCCTCGATGGTTTAGTGTTTCCAACGTCCGGGTCGTATACGGCATTTGGTGCACCGGTCACCGAAGACACGCTCGATGATGAGCAGATGAACACCGGCTTCCGGTCGAGGGTCGGGTTTGTCTTTCAGAACAGCGACGCGCAGGTCTTCTCGCCCACCGTCCGCGAAGAGCTGGCGTTTGGCCCATTACAGATGGGCCTCGAGCGCGATGAGGTCACCGCCAGGGTCGACGACATCCTCGCGCTGTTGGGAATCGGCGACCTGCACGACCGCGCGCCGTTCCAGCTGTCCGGCGGGCAGAAGAAGAAGGTCGCAATCGGCACCGTCCTGGTGATGAACCCCGAGGTGTTGCTGTTCGACGAACCAACGGCGGCGCTCGACCCGCGCACCTCCGAGTGGCTCACCGAGCTGATCGAGCAGCTCGCCGACTCGGGCAAGACCGTCGTACTGGCCACACACGACCTCGACAGTCTCGACCGACTTGCCGATCGGTGCGTCGTCTTCAGCGAGGAGCATCAGCTTGTGGCGGACGGTGCTCCCGAGAAAATCCTGCGGCAACGTGACCTACTGCTTCAGGTCAACCTCATCCACGCGCATAGCAAACTGCCAGTCGACCATCGCTACGACGCCGAGTCATGTTGA
- the cbiQ gene encoding cobalt ECF transporter T component CbiQ — translation MSALAERTAPTPDWLLNREIALCPCGCIGKRRKGSYVQKTINGASGLLRQVMFSDDTSAQRGLLQRLDPRIKLVALVGLVVAGSFLRTIPGLLALYAATLLLAATSALPLGFFIKRVWLFVPIFTGIVLIPATLSIVTSGDVVLTLWHWNGQPEGFTQQGLMSAALVVCRVASSISLVVLLTLTTPWTKLLAALRALGVPRMFVLIIGMAYRYLFLLLGSVSDMYEARKARTVGIERPDRGARRFVAATAGSLLGKSMVISEEVHQAMVSRGYRGDARTLDRHRIGVPDLSFFVAAALFASALLVGEHVLGA, via the coding sequence ATGAGCGCGCTCGCCGAACGGACGGCGCCCACTCCAGACTGGCTGCTCAATCGGGAGATCGCGCTCTGCCCGTGTGGCTGCATCGGCAAACGTCGCAAGGGCTCCTACGTCCAGAAAACCATTAACGGCGCCTCAGGCCTTCTGCGGCAAGTGATGTTCAGCGATGACACGTCTGCTCAGCGCGGCCTGCTACAGCGGCTCGATCCACGGATCAAGCTCGTCGCGCTCGTCGGACTGGTCGTGGCCGGTTCGTTCCTGCGCACGATTCCCGGGCTCCTGGCCCTGTATGCCGCGACGCTGCTTCTCGCCGCGACCAGCGCGCTGCCGCTTGGCTTCTTTATTAAGCGGGTATGGCTGTTCGTGCCGATCTTCACCGGGATCGTCTTGATACCTGCGACTTTGAGCATCGTCACCAGCGGCGACGTCGTACTGACCCTATGGCATTGGAACGGCCAGCCGGAGGGGTTCACCCAACAGGGGCTGATGTCGGCGGCCCTGGTCGTGTGCCGGGTCGCATCCTCAATCAGCCTCGTCGTACTGCTGACGCTCACCACCCCGTGGACCAAGCTTCTTGCCGCGTTGCGTGCTCTCGGCGTACCTCGGATGTTCGTGCTCATCATCGGGATGGCGTACCGCTACCTGTTCCTTTTGCTCGGTTCAGTGAGCGACATGTACGAGGCCAGAAAGGCCCGCACCGTCGGCATCGAGCGGCCAGACCGCGGCGCACGGCGATTCGTTGCGGCGACAGCGGGCAGCCTGCTCGGCAAGTCGATGGTGATCTCTGAGGAGGTACACCAGGCGATGGTCTCGCGCGGTTATCGCGGAGATGCGCGGACTCTTGACCGGCACCGCATCGGCGTGCCGGACCTCTCGTTCTTCGTGGCGGCAGCGTTATTCGCCTCCGCCTTGCTGGTCGGGGAGCACGTCCTTGGTGCCTGA
- the cbiM gene encoding cobalt transporter CbiM, with protein sequence MHIPDGYLSPATCAVGFAITVPMAAIASAKIKKTVKTRQVPTLAMLSAVCFLIMMFNVPIPDGTTAHAVGGALVAVLLGPWAALIAVAVALAFQALLFGDGGVLAYGVNVLNMAIILPFVSYGIYRLISKGSALTSTRRVTAAAIGGYVGINAAALACGIELGIQPLLFHTANGTPLYSPYHLSQSVPAMMLAHLSVAGVVEAIITGGVIAYLQRANLPLLRTNNPDSPEDRTERTPRKLRPIYVALAAVVLMAALTPLGLLAPGGAFGEDAPSKLNLGGLGLKAIPSGLAKYTGFWKHTLLDGYGFSSGAHPVIGYILSAVVGVLAIGVAVFVVAIIIRAISRRRTADPSSDSTCQDKAVLSEHVR encoded by the coding sequence ATGCACATTCCCGACGGCTACCTTTCACCGGCGACATGCGCGGTCGGGTTCGCGATCACCGTGCCGATGGCCGCAATCGCATCGGCAAAGATAAAGAAGACCGTCAAGACACGGCAAGTTCCGACCCTCGCGATGTTGTCCGCCGTGTGCTTCCTGATCATGATGTTCAACGTGCCGATCCCAGACGGTACGACGGCGCACGCCGTTGGCGGCGCTCTGGTCGCGGTTTTGCTCGGTCCGTGGGCGGCACTGATTGCCGTCGCGGTGGCATTGGCGTTTCAGGCGCTGCTCTTCGGCGACGGCGGCGTACTGGCGTACGGCGTCAACGTGCTCAATATGGCGATCATCCTGCCGTTCGTCTCCTACGGAATCTATCGCCTCATCTCAAAGGGCAGCGCGCTGACGTCCACGCGTCGGGTCACCGCGGCCGCAATCGGTGGGTACGTCGGAATCAACGCGGCGGCCCTCGCCTGCGGTATTGAACTGGGAATCCAGCCGCTACTGTTCCACACCGCGAATGGCACGCCGCTGTATTCGCCCTACCATCTGTCGCAGTCCGTCCCGGCCATGATGCTCGCTCACCTGAGCGTCGCCGGCGTGGTCGAGGCCATCATCACCGGTGGCGTCATCGCCTACCTTCAGCGCGCAAATCTGCCCCTCTTGCGGACCAACAATCCGGACTCACCCGAAGACCGAACGGAGCGCACGCCTCGGAAACTCCGGCCCATCTACGTTGCCCTCGCGGCCGTCGTACTGATGGCGGCTCTGACGCCGCTTGGGCTGCTGGCGCCGGGAGGTGCGTTTGGTGAGGACGCCCCATCGAAGCTGAACCTCGGCGGGCTGGGATTGAAGGCGATCCCTTCCGGCCTGGCGAAGTACACCGGATTCTGGAAACACACCTTGCTCGACGGGTACGGCTTCTCCAGTGGCGCGCATCCGGTGATCGGGTACATCTTGTCTGCGGTCGTCGGCGTACTGGCGATCGGAGTGGCCGTGTTCGTGGTCGCAATCATTATCAGAGCCATCAGCCGCCGCCGTACGGCTGATCCGTCGTCGGACTCGACCTGCCAGGACAAAGCCGTACTCTCCGAGCACGTGCGATGA
- the sepH gene encoding septation protein SepH, with the protein MRPLRFVALSEDGKHFVLAPDVPEAIDSGERFVVAIDDRLRAAARGDLSRMGQIELELESQLRPKEIQARIRAGETPDAVAAAAGIRIERVMSYAYPVLEERKQIALRAQTARVRIDDSNTAQPTLIELISDRLLIGGNADKAIDWDARRLPDGQWEVSSTWSAPDKTVTAHWRFDTTTRTVFPGNKDTIAMVEPPPRLSAVPTPVDDPSLDETPTGPIPLVRDDTPAPPEPIRRPRKRAQQAIPREVPLEQLFLTDELADASDPGQLGNAGRRQELREDPEDTGHAEFDLPDKADTHEPDESDSADASDSEDTHTGGKDKKPRIPSWDDIVFGVKRRK; encoded by the coding sequence ATGCGTCCACTTCGATTTGTCGCTCTATCTGAAGACGGCAAACACTTTGTGCTCGCTCCGGACGTCCCCGAGGCCATCGATAGCGGCGAACGCTTCGTCGTCGCGATCGACGACCGGTTGCGCGCCGCAGCACGCGGCGACCTGAGCCGCATGGGCCAGATCGAGCTTGAGCTCGAGTCGCAGCTGCGCCCCAAGGAGATCCAGGCCCGTATCCGCGCCGGCGAGACCCCCGACGCGGTCGCGGCGGCCGCCGGTATCCGGATCGAACGCGTCATGAGTTATGCCTACCCAGTCCTCGAAGAACGCAAGCAGATCGCGTTGCGCGCGCAGACCGCGCGGGTGCGTATCGATGACTCCAACACCGCCCAGCCAACGCTGATCGAGCTGATCAGCGACCGGCTGCTGATCGGCGGCAACGCCGACAAAGCGATCGACTGGGATGCGCGCCGGCTGCCAGACGGGCAGTGGGAAGTCAGCAGCACCTGGTCGGCGCCGGACAAGACCGTCACCGCGCATTGGCGCTTCGACACCACGACCCGCACCGTGTTCCCCGGCAATAAGGACACCATCGCGATGGTCGAGCCACCGCCGCGGCTGTCCGCCGTACCGACACCGGTCGACGATCCGTCCTTGGATGAGACGCCAACCGGCCCGATCCCGCTTGTTCGCGATGACACGCCAGCGCCTCCCGAGCCGATCCGCCGTCCGCGTAAGCGCGCTCAGCAGGCCATTCCACGTGAGGTGCCTCTTGAGCAGCTCTTCCTCACCGACGAGCTCGCCGATGCCAGCGATCCTGGCCAGTTGGGCAATGCCGGCCGTCGTCAGGAGCTGCGCGAGGATCCAGAGGACACCGGGCACGCCGAGTTCGACCTGCCGGACAAGGCCGATACGCACGAGCCCGACGAGTCCGATTCGGCCGACGCTTCGGATTCGGAAGACACGCATACCGGCGGCAAGGACAAGAAGCCCCGGATTCCGAGTTGGGACGACATCGTTTTCGGCGTCAAACGCCGCAAGTAG
- the lat gene encoding L-lysine 6-transaminase yields the protein MSTAMTRGGEAQSAYPTSASVRPDDVLDTLGKHILVDGFHLVLDLDKSHGSRMVDAATGQEYLDFYTMFASLPIGHNHPGIAGDPAFVDYLGAVARSKPANSDIYTTAYAQFVETFARVLGDPQLPHLFFVEGGGLAVENALKTAFDWKSRRNEAAGRSPDLGTRVMHLTGAFHGRTGYTMSLTNTDPGKVARFPKFDWPRISSPGVIHPLDQHRDDVEAAERRALAQARAAFEAHPHDIACFICEPIQGEGGDVHLREEFLLAMQGLCHEYDALFVLDEVQTGLGTGTPWAYQQLGLEPDIVAFAKKVQLGGIMAGRRVDDVADNVFAVSGRINSTWGGGLIDMVRSTRILEIIEHDRLFEASAFTGQQLLTGLQRLENDIAQVSNARGRGLMCAFDVPDGAARGALLESLREHGVIALPCGERSVRFRPALTVSAEEIDAGLAAIRSALTH from the coding sequence ATGAGCACGGCAATGACACGTGGTGGCGAGGCGCAATCGGCGTACCCCACCTCGGCGAGCGTCCGGCCGGACGACGTCCTGGACACCCTTGGCAAACACATCCTGGTCGACGGGTTTCACCTGGTCCTCGACCTGGACAAGAGCCACGGGTCGCGGATGGTGGACGCCGCGACCGGGCAGGAATACCTCGACTTTTACACGATGTTCGCGTCCCTGCCGATCGGTCACAACCACCCGGGGATCGCAGGCGACCCGGCCTTTGTCGACTACCTCGGCGCGGTCGCGCGCAGCAAGCCCGCCAACTCCGATATCTACACCACGGCGTACGCGCAGTTCGTGGAAACGTTCGCGCGGGTCCTCGGTGACCCACAGCTGCCGCATCTGTTCTTTGTGGAGGGCGGCGGGCTGGCGGTCGAAAACGCCTTGAAGACGGCCTTCGACTGGAAGAGCCGGCGCAACGAAGCAGCCGGCCGCTCACCGGACCTCGGCACCCGGGTGATGCACCTGACTGGGGCGTTTCACGGTCGCACCGGCTACACGATGTCGTTGACCAATACCGACCCGGGCAAGGTAGCGCGTTTCCCGAAGTTTGACTGGCCGCGGATCTCCTCGCCCGGCGTCATTCATCCGCTCGACCAGCACCGCGACGACGTTGAGGCCGCCGAGCGGCGCGCGCTTGCGCAGGCTCGCGCGGCGTTCGAGGCACACCCGCACGACATCGCATGCTTCATCTGCGAACCGATCCAAGGCGAGGGCGGCGACGTACACCTGCGCGAGGAGTTTCTGCTCGCGATGCAAGGGCTGTGCCACGAGTACGACGCGCTGTTCGTCCTCGACGAAGTCCAGACCGGGCTCGGCACCGGCACGCCGTGGGCCTACCAACAACTCGGACTCGAGCCGGACATCGTGGCTTTCGCCAAGAAAGTCCAGCTTGGCGGGATCATGGCCGGTCGGCGGGTCGACGACGTGGCAGACAACGTCTTCGCAGTCTCCGGCCGGATCAACTCCACGTGGGGAGGCGGGCTAATCGACATGGTCCGCTCGACCCGGATCCTTGAGATCATCGAACACGACCGACTTTTCGAAGCGTCGGCGTTCACCGGGCAGCAGCTGCTGACCGGCCTGCAACGACTCGAAAATGACATCGCGCAGGTCAGCAATGCGCGGGGTCGCGGGCTGATGTGCGCCTTCGACGTACCCGATGGTGCGGCGCGAGGCGCCCTGCTGGAGTCGCTGCGCGAACACGGCGTGATCGCGCTGCCCTGCGGAGAACGGTCGGTGCGATTCCGGCCGGCGCTGACCGTCAGCGCCGAGGAAATCGATGCCGGCCTTGCCGCGATCCGTTCTGCCCTCACCCACTAA
- a CDS encoding aldehyde dehydrogenase family protein, with amino-acid sequence MSSPLNISSVVGGVAVTGGATIESRNPADDSDLVATVTMGDAGTLVDAARSAHRAQQAWADVPAPVRGRAIAHIGRVVEANAESLARLVTREIGKPYPEALGEVREIIDTCDFFLGEGRRLYGQTVPSEMPDKQLFTFREPVGVVTVITAGNFPVAVPSWYLVPALLAGNTIVWKPADYSPACAQAMFDLFTQGGGLPDGVLNLVHADGPATYDGLERSLDEGLINKIGFTGSTEVGSQIGALAGKHLQSACLELGGKNPMVVAPSADLDLAVEGALFSGFGTAGQRCTSLGTVIVHDSLHDEFVRRFTAATESAAVGDPFGDVLYGPMLAPKFAERFEIYLGWIEDHHTVTGSTGRGLIGADNPRAGFVGDPESGVFCHPTIVDGVRPEDKIFLHETFGPMVGVTSYSTLDEAIALANRPGYGLSSSIYTSDPADAFRFRKGVKAGMVSVNNSTSGAEAHLPFGGNGKSGNGSRQSGVWVLDQFTRWQSLNWDYSGRLQKAQMDVVELTPNDGFRLE; translated from the coding sequence ATGTCTAGCCCATTGAACATTTCCTCCGTCGTCGGCGGCGTTGCCGTCACCGGAGGTGCGACGATCGAGTCGCGTAACCCCGCCGATGACAGTGACCTCGTTGCCACCGTCACGATGGGTGATGCCGGCACCCTGGTCGACGCGGCCCGCTCTGCGCACCGAGCGCAGCAGGCGTGGGCCGACGTACCGGCGCCAGTGCGCGGCCGGGCGATCGCGCACATCGGCCGCGTCGTAGAAGCCAACGCCGAGTCACTGGCCCGGCTGGTCACCCGCGAGATCGGCAAACCATATCCAGAGGCACTCGGTGAAGTCCGCGAGATCATCGACACCTGCGACTTCTTCCTCGGCGAGGGCCGACGTCTGTATGGCCAGACCGTGCCCAGCGAGATGCCCGACAAGCAGCTGTTCACCTTCCGCGAACCGGTCGGCGTCGTCACGGTCATCACGGCCGGCAACTTCCCGGTCGCCGTACCGTCCTGGTATCTCGTGCCCGCGCTGCTGGCCGGTAACACGATCGTGTGGAAACCCGCCGACTACTCGCCGGCCTGCGCGCAGGCGATGTTCGACCTTTTCACCCAAGGCGGGGGACTTCCGGACGGCGTACTCAACCTCGTGCACGCAGACGGGCCGGCGACGTACGACGGCCTCGAACGCTCGCTCGACGAGGGCCTGATCAACAAGATCGGCTTCACCGGCTCCACCGAGGTCGGCTCCCAGATTGGCGCCCTGGCAGGAAAACACCTGCAGTCGGCGTGCCTCGAGCTTGGTGGGAAAAATCCGATGGTTGTGGCGCCGTCCGCGGATCTCGACCTCGCCGTCGAAGGCGCGCTCTTTTCCGGCTTCGGTACGGCGGGGCAACGGTGCACGTCGCTGGGCACCGTCATCGTGCACGATTCGCTGCATGACGAGTTCGTACGTCGTTTCACCGCCGCGACCGAGTCGGCTGCTGTCGGGGATCCCTTTGGTGACGTGTTGTACGGGCCGATGCTGGCGCCGAAGTTCGCCGAAAGGTTTGAGATCTATCTCGGCTGGATCGAAGACCACCACACCGTCACCGGATCGACCGGTCGCGGCCTAATCGGCGCCGACAACCCGCGGGCCGGCTTTGTCGGAGACCCCGAATCAGGAGTCTTCTGTCATCCGACGATCGTCGACGGCGTACGGCCGGAGGACAAGATCTTCCTGCACGAGACCTTCGGGCCGATGGTCGGGGTGACGTCGTACTCGACCCTGGACGAGGCAATCGCCCTAGCCAACAGGCCGGGTTACGGGCTCTCCTCGTCCATCTATACAAGCGATCCCGCCGACGCATTCCGCTTCCGGAAGGGCGTCAAGGCCGGAATGGTCAGCGTCAACAACTCGACCTCGGGAGCGGAGGCGCACCTACCGTTCGGTGGCAACGGCAAGTCGGGAAACGGCAGCCGGCAGTCCGGGGTCTGGGTGCTCGACCAGTTCACCCGCTGGCAGTCGCTCAACTGGGACTACTCCGGGCGACTGCAGAAGGCGCAGATGGACGTCGTGGAGCTGACGCCCAACGACGGCTTCCGCCTCGAATAG
- a CDS encoding FMN-dependent NADH-azoreductase has protein sequence MSKIFRLDASIRQEGSVTRALADTIERTVAEELADADVVRRDLGVTPLDGSVWPAAVSAGPVPEGERTSEQVAAAGIAAELADQLEGADALIFAVPLYNFGVSQHFKTWLDVVTTDPRFAPGTQPLAGRPAFLVTARGGGYGAGTPREGWDHATGWMRRMLEDVWGLDLDVIEAELTLADVNPAMADLRDLAKRQLEEAHDAARETARSVTLRLRATV, from the coding sequence ATGAGCAAGATCTTCCGGCTCGATGCCAGCATCCGCCAGGAGGGCTCCGTGACTCGCGCCCTCGCCGACACTATTGAGCGGACCGTCGCCGAAGAACTCGCCGATGCGGACGTTGTACGCCGCGACCTCGGTGTCACACCCCTCGACGGGTCGGTCTGGCCGGCCGCCGTGTCCGCTGGTCCCGTCCCAGAGGGCGAACGCACTAGTGAACAGGTCGCCGCCGCCGGCATCGCAGCAGAGCTGGCCGACCAGCTCGAGGGCGCGGACGCCCTCATCTTTGCCGTACCGCTCTACAATTTCGGCGTTTCGCAGCATTTCAAGACCTGGCTCGATGTCGTCACGACCGACCCGCGATTCGCACCCGGCACTCAGCCTTTGGCCGGTCGGCCGGCATTTCTGGTGACCGCGCGCGGCGGTGGCTACGGCGCGGGCACACCGCGCGAGGGCTGGGACCACGCGACCGGGTGGATGCGTCGCATGCTCGAGGACGTGTGGGGTCTGGACCTCGATGTCATCGAGGCCGAGCTAACTCTTGCCGACGTAAACCCAGCGATGGCGGACCTTCGCGATCTAGCGAAGAGGCAACTCGAGGAGGCGCACGACGCGGCCCGCGAGACGGCACGCTCGGTCACCCTGAGACTGCGCGCAACGGTCTGA
- a CDS encoding MarR family winged helix-turn-helix transcriptional regulator — translation MVEPSAECGDATPCDGATSADFGWALGRLLRAYLDGARGAVSDLPGGPRGYEVLTIAAGGACRNQAAIAENLGVDRTVMTYLIDELEQGGLVERRPDPSDRRARQIVLTRRGRRKYDRAVSRVSEVERDVLAGLGDVEAAQFRDLLMRVTTSAPDGQKHTACEVAP, via the coding sequence ATGGTTGAGCCCAGCGCGGAATGTGGAGACGCGACTCCCTGTGACGGCGCGACATCCGCGGACTTCGGCTGGGCGCTAGGGCGGTTACTCCGGGCCTATCTCGACGGAGCTCGCGGAGCGGTGAGTGATCTTCCTGGCGGACCTCGTGGCTATGAAGTGCTCACGATTGCCGCTGGCGGTGCGTGTCGTAATCAAGCCGCGATCGCCGAGAACCTCGGTGTGGACCGCACGGTCATGACCTACCTGATCGATGAGCTCGAGCAGGGCGGCCTGGTCGAGCGCCGTCCCGACCCGTCAGATCGCCGCGCTCGGCAGATTGTCTTGACCAGAAGAGGCCGGCGCAAGTACGACAGGGCGGTGTCGCGGGTGAGCGAGGTCGAGCGTGACGTGCTCGCCGGTCTCGGTGACGTTGAGGCCGCGCAGTTTCGCGATCTGCTGATGCGGGTGACGACAAGCGCGCCAGACGGCCAGAAACACACGGCATGCGAGGTTGCGCCGTAA
- a CDS encoding thiamine pyrophosphate-dependent enzyme yields MTAPPREPVDLHFENALASMSRRTDREHPAEPRPADLLRIFDAQLGSRLLDFQARIMRAAGEGYYTIGSSGHEGNAYVADALRPTDPAFLHYRSGGFYLARAQQVDGIDGTEDVLLSLAASVDDPISGGRHKVFGREELAIIPATSTIASHLPRAVGAAFAIERAKKLGVESAWPRDAIAVCSFGDASANHSTAVGAINSACNMAFQGLNVPLLFLCEDNGIGISVKTPNGWIAASYADRPGLKYFFADSADPVQMWTVAREAADYVRRKRKPAFLHVSCVRYMAHAGSDAELSYRSRAEIEADYARDPLLATAQVLIDSGEQTPEELTERVAEARAGIAQIADTVVSRPKLTSALEVMAPLAPRHPRVVREWAISAADPESRTSVFEGKLPEVEGKLTLSASINRALADGLAQYDGMLVFGEDVGRKGGVYGVTQRLQKRFGVARVYDSLLDEQSILGLALGCAVSGLLPVPEIQYLAYLHNAIDQLRGEAATQQFFSEGRYTNGMVVRIAGLAYQKGFGGHFHNDNSLAALRDIPGLVLAVPSRGDDAAAMMRTALAAARVDGTVTAYVEPIALYHERDLFEPGDEGLLSDYLAPGDWDRGHVEIGRARSYAPNDFPEEALTIVTFGNGVPMSRRVAQRLVDEGHGVRVLDLRWLAPLPVDDLVAAAELTGRVLIADETRASGGVSEAVTTALIDAGFDGKIARVTSKDSFVPLADAANLVLLSEDAIEDAARKMLDQIGTARASQS; encoded by the coding sequence GTGACTGCACCACCGCGTGAACCGGTCGATCTGCATTTCGAAAACGCTCTTGCGTCCATGTCCCGGCGGACCGACCGCGAGCACCCTGCCGAACCGCGCCCAGCCGACTTGCTGCGGATTTTCGATGCGCAACTCGGCAGTCGACTGCTCGACTTCCAGGCGCGGATCATGCGCGCCGCTGGCGAGGGTTACTACACGATCGGATCGTCCGGGCACGAGGGGAACGCCTACGTTGCCGATGCGTTGCGACCCACTGATCCCGCATTCCTGCACTACCGGTCGGGCGGTTTCTACCTTGCCCGTGCGCAGCAGGTCGACGGAATCGACGGCACCGAGGACGTCTTGCTGTCGCTGGCTGCTTCCGTCGACGACCCGATTTCCGGCGGGCGGCACAAGGTCTTTGGCCGTGAGGAATTGGCGATCATCCCTGCCACCTCCACAATCGCGTCGCATCTGCCGCGCGCGGTCGGGGCGGCATTCGCGATCGAGCGGGCTAAAAAGCTGGGCGTCGAATCCGCATGGCCTCGTGACGCGATCGCTGTCTGCAGCTTCGGCGACGCCTCGGCCAACCACTCGACCGCGGTCGGCGCGATCAACTCTGCCTGCAATATGGCTTTTCAAGGCCTCAACGTGCCGCTGCTTTTCCTGTGTGAGGACAACGGGATCGGCATCAGCGTCAAGACACCGAACGGTTGGATCGCCGCGTCGTACGCCGACCGACCGGGACTGAAGTACTTTTTCGCCGACAGCGCCGACCCCGTGCAGATGTGGACGGTCGCACGCGAAGCTGCCGACTACGTACGCCGCAAGCGCAAGCCGGCGTTCCTGCATGTCTCGTGCGTGCGCTATATGGCGCACGCCGGGTCGGACGCAGAGCTGAGCTACCGTAGCCGGGCCGAGATCGAGGCCGACTATGCGCGCGATCCGCTGCTCGCGACCGCGCAGGTGCTCATCGACAGCGGCGAGCAGACTCCCGAAGAGCTGACGGAGCGGGTCGCCGAGGCTCGGGCGGGAATCGCGCAGATCGCCGACACCGTTGTATCCCGGCCCAAACTCACGTCTGCCTTGGAGGTGATGGCGCCGCTCGCACCCCGACACCCCCGCGTCGTACGCGAGTGGGCTATTTCGGCTGCCGATCCGGAGTCGCGGACCTCAGTCTTCGAGGGAAAACTTCCCGAGGTAGAAGGAAAGTTAACGTTGTCCGCGTCGATCAACCGCGCGTTGGCCGACGGCCTGGCGCAGTACGACGGGATGCTCGTGTTCGGTGAGGACGTCGGCCGCAAGGGCGGCGTCTACGGAGTCACTCAGCGCCTACAGAAGCGATTCGGGGTGGCGCGTGTCTACGACTCCCTGCTAGACGAGCAGTCGATCCTCGGACTCGCGCTCGGCTGCGCGGTCAGCGGACTGCTGCCGGTGCCGGAGATCCAGTATCTCGCCTATCTGCACAACGCGATCGACCAGCTACGCGGTGAAGCGGCGACCCAGCAGTTCTTCTCCGAAGGTCGCTACACCAACGGGATGGTCGTGCGGATCGCCGGATTGGCCTACCAGAAGGGGTTTGGCGGCCACTTCCACAACGACAACTCACTCGCCGCGCTGCGAGACATTCCGGGCCTGGTGCTCGCCGTGCCAAGCCGTGGCGACGACGCGGCGGCGATGATGCGTACGGCGCTCGCGGCCGCAAGGGTCGACGGGACGGTGACGGCGTACGTCGAGCCGATCGCGCTCTATCACGAGCGGGACTTGTTCGAGCCTGGCGATGAAGGGCTGCTCAGTGACTACCTGGCGCCGGGCGACTGGGACCGCGGACACGTGGAGATCGGTCGGGCCCGCTCGTACGCACCGAACGACTTCCCGGAGGAGGCGCTCACGATCGTGACGTTTGGCAACGGCGTACCAATGTCTCGTCGGGTGGCGCAGCGCCTCGTCGACGAAGGGCACGGGGTGCGAGTGCTCGACCTGCGATGGCTTGCGCCACTGCCGGTCGACGACCTGGTCGCCGCGGCGGAGTTGACCGGCCGGGTGCTGATCGCCGATGAGACACGGGCGAGCGGCGGTGTCTCTGAGGCGGTCACGACCGCGTTGATCGACGCCGGTTTCGATGGCAAGATCGCGCGGGTAACGAGCAAGGACTCGTTCGTCCCGCTCGCCGACGCGGCCAACTTGGTCTTGCTCAGCGAGGACGCGATCGAGGACGCCGCCCGCAAGATGCTCGACCAGATTGGGACGGCCCGGGCATCGCAATCCTGA